CTCGTGCTCCGGCTGACGAACGAAGCGtgctcgctgcccccccccccgccccccgcctttTTCCAAGGCTTTTGAACCCACAAGCGGTggagggttggggtttggggCGGTTTTACTGAAGGTGACGGACGTGCCCCCGAGGCCGCAGCGGGCCCTGCCACGCTGCAGGCGGGGGGCACGTcgcctccccagcccccccccccgggccctgccAGCCTCCGCGCTGCTGCCCGGGCCGCGACAAGCCCCGGGGAACGACGGGAGGGTGGCCCGGCCCAGGCGGCGGGGCCGTGCCCGCCTAACAAtgccggcgggggccggcgggcagcgcggcggctGACGCGAACCGCAGGCTCGGCGGCGCGCGCCCccctcgcctcgccccgccccggcgCAGACAAAGCGCCCGCCTTCCATTGGCCCGTTCGGCCAACGCTCCGGCGGCTGCCCGCGCGGCGCGGCCAATGGGCTCATTGACATGCAAATCGGAGGGTATAAGtacggcggcgcggggcggggagcggcgcggagcccggccgccggaggggagcggagcggagcggcgcgcaGCGCGGGtccgccgggccgcgccgcgccatGGCGCCCTCCTTCCGGCCCGGCAagggccgcccgccgcggggggaCGAGGACTGCGCGGAGGCCAGGGCCGACAGGAAGGTGAGCCGCAGgggcgccgcggcgggcgggcgggcgggcgggcggcaggcTGACGGCGCTGTTGTCCCCGCAGACGAGGAAGCCGCTGGTGGAGAAGAAGCGCCGGGCGCGGATCAACGAgagcctgcaggagctgcggctgctgctggccGACAGCGAggtgaggcggcggggcgggggccgggccgggcggcggggcccggggccgtGCTGacggccgcggcggccccgggtCAGTTTCAGGCGAAGCTGGAGAACGCGGAGGTGCTGGAGCTGACGGTGCGGCGGGTGCAGGCCGTGCTAGAGCGCCGCTCCCTCGGTGagtgccggcggcggggcggcggcggcggggggccggcccggcccgcgcctCACGCCgctcccctctctgtctcccgCGGCGCAGAGGGCGGGCGGCTGCACCGCGAGGCCAGCGAGCGCTTCGCTGCCGGCTACATCCAGTGCATGCACGAGGTGCACACCTTCGTCTCCAGCTGCCCCGGCATCGACGCCACCACGGCCGCCGAGCTGCTCAACCACCTGCTGGAGTCCATGCCGCTCAACGAGGGCGGCTTCCCGGACTTGATCGCGGACGTTTTGGCGGATCCCGCCCTCGGCCCCTGGCCCAGCAGCGAGGTGCTGGCCCCGGCGGCCGAGGCCTCCCTGGGCCTGGCTCTCCCTGCCTCGGCACCCTCGCCTTCCCCCAGCGAAGACACCTGCTCCGACTCGGACGAGGCAGAGGCCGAGCCGGGCCAGACCACCACCGTCGGACTGGACGCTTCCCGGACGCGCGGCCTGCCTTCACCCGGCTTACCCAAATCGATGTGGAGACCCTGGTAATGGAGGAGCATGCGGGAGTCGACACCGATGTACCTAGCGGGGAGAGCAGCTGGGCCCCGCACTCCCCTGCAGCCCTCCGAGGAGCGCCAGGGACTGCCAGTGCGCGTGCAGCTGGCGTCGCTGCGTTTCGGGACTGCATCAATGGCACTCTTACGCTGTCATGCCCTGACAGGCTAATAGCTAAGCGCATTAACAtttcatctgtgtgtgtgtgtgtgtgtgtgtgtgtgtgtgcacgcgctTGCGTGTGTGACATTTTGTAACTTTAGGGGTTGTTTTTACCAgaggttggggcaggggggaggagggagtgggtTTTTAGTAGCAAAGCTCTTGGGTGGATACACAGCAGTTATTTTATAACCCTGTCTCTTTCTCTTGGCCCTTGTAAGTGGCCCAAAtataattacctttttctttaaagaaaaagcccTTCTGCATTTTAAATCCTGATGGTTAACTCCATGAGAAGCTTGAGTTAAGTTTGCATGCACAGTTTTAAGTGTTCTAGTGATAGCAAAGATCCCTGAAAGGGGTTGGTGTGGTTAGCATCTGTACTCGGTAGCAGTCTAGAGTCTCACCTtcagtgaaggaggagaaaacTAGAAACCTGGTGGAATTAGACAAACAGGTAAAAGACTTTGGTGGCAGGGTGCCTTTTAGAAATGAGTGTCTTTACGCACATTTTGCTTTTAGCACATTTGAGTTTTTTGTGACTTTATGTATATTAGGGCgtcaaattttttttatttttaatctttaataaaaaaaaatactgaattcacAACTGACTGCATGTATTGTGGAGTGTGATGCACTTCTAACcggtttaaaaaattaaaaatgtagtcCCCTATTGTTAAGTATTAACAAAAGTATGTATATATTGTGGAAACAATGCTGGTAATTAAGCACTTAATTCTTGTAGTAAGCATTGTTAGCTCAAGTATTGGAATTCAAATGTTCCTTTTGTTTGGAAGACATTGAAGTTATTGCAGTGAGCAAGGTCATGCTGGTTAAGGTTGATCTTGGGCCACGGATTTCTGGGCTAATTTATCTGGATGCCAGTCTCAAACCTAAGCTACTTGATCTGCCACTGAAGGTGCTGCTCATACATCTACAGTCCTAGCTTCAGAAGCACTAGGCAAATCCTGTCCTGGGGCATGACTTCACAGGGGGGTTGGGTCTggtgagttgttttgttttggttgtctGAAGTTGtttcggtttggggttttttttgttttgtttgggtttttttttcctcttgaatgcAAAGTTGAATAGAGTGTGCAATGGATTTGGAAAGTAttctctaaaattaaaaaagtgtttctaaggggctgggggggatcctCAGCATTCTTGTACGTGAGGTTTGACACTTCCCCTGTTCCTACTTTTGGAAGATGCCAGGTTATTTGTGCTGTGATAGTACCTTTCAGAGAGCTGTCATtgtaaagaggaaaacaaaaaggattgTACAGCTACTTAATACATGGAAGTTCCCAAACATAGAACAAGCAAGAAAGGAAGCAATCTAACTACCGAGGGACTAGACATGTAACTGTTAACAACCCTATggaataataaaaatggaaactaaGATACTCATAAGACTTCTCCTTTGTAATTTTCTTTAAGTTAACTGAGGTGGGTGTTCTTACTCAGAGATGGCCATCAGCTTTGTTTGGTTCTTCTCATCCCCTTTTGTGCTAAATTCCCTTTGAACTGGAGGGAGAAGGACAAAAACCAGCTGAGCAAGGGAGGTGAGAGCTGCTGTAGTGACCTTTCTGCTTTAGGGAGGGAGGTTAGCATTTTGAAGTGTAAATGAAGGAGCAGCCTGGGACACTTGCACTAAAAGTAACAACGCTACACACAAGATGACCTTTCGGACTGAGCCTGCACCTCTCTAGCCCTAGCGCAAGGCcaggtttatttttgtaaagCTACTTTCCCCAGCTATCATGTATTATTTGCTACTTCGCTCTCCGCTTCTGCTTAAATTAGCCCAGATAACAATA
The Harpia harpyja isolate bHarHar1 chromosome 12, bHarHar1 primary haplotype, whole genome shotgun sequence genome window above contains:
- the HES6 gene encoding transcription cofactor HES-6; amino-acid sequence: MAPSFRPGKGRPPRGDEDCAEARADRKTRKPLVEKKRRARINESLQELRLLLADSEFQAKLENAEVLELTVRRVQAVLERRSLEGGRLHREASERFAAGYIQCMHEVHTFVSSCPGIDATTAAELLNHLLESMPLNEGGFPDLIADVLADPALGPWPSSEVLAPAAEASLGLALPASAPSPSPSEDTCSDSDEAEAEPGQTTTVGLDASRTRGLPSPGLPKSMWRPW